One window of the Buchnera aphidicola (Shivaphis celti) genome contains the following:
- the rpmG gene encoding 50S ribosomal protein L33, with protein MAKSTREKIKLISSSGTKHFYTSTKSKKGNQKKIKIKKYDPKIRKHVIYNEAKIK; from the coding sequence ATGGCAAAAAGTACAAGAGAGAAAATCAAATTAATATCCTCTTCTGGAACAAAACATTTTTATACTTCTACAAAAAGCAAAAAAGGAAATCAAAAAAAAATAAAAATTAAAAAATATGACCCAAAAATAAGAAAACATGTAATATATAATGAAGCGAAAATTAAATAA
- the rpmB gene encoding 50S ribosomal protein L28: MSKNCIITKKKPMFGNNRSHALNATKKKFLPNLQYHKFWSEKKKRFIRIKISNKGIRTIEKKGIEFFIEKIIKKGK; this comes from the coding sequence ATGTCTAAAAATTGTATTATTACTAAAAAAAAACCCATGTTTGGAAATAATCGGTCACATGCTTTAAACGCAACAAAAAAAAAATTTTTACCAAATTTGCAATATCATAAATTTTGGAGCGAAAAGAAAAAAAGGTTTATCAGAATAAAAATTTCAAATAAAGGAATACGTACAATAGAAAAAAAAGGAATAGAATTTTTTATAGAAAAAATTATTAAAAAAGGAAAATAA
- the ppa gene encoding inorganic diphosphatase: MNFKNITPGENAPNDIYVIVEIPYHTNTIKYEINKKTQQLFVDRFIPTSMLYPCNYGYINKTLSEDGDPLDVIIPIPYPLQPTCIIQCQPIGILKMIDEAGADDKIIAMPHKNICEKYKNIQHIDQISEIIKLKITHFFQHYKDLEKNKWVKIIGFDNAQTAKLKILQSIQKYQEIQL, translated from the coding sequence ATGAATTTTAAAAATATCACACCAGGGGAAAACGCACCAAACGATATATATGTTATTGTTGAAATTCCATACCATACAAATACAATAAAATACGAAATTAATAAAAAAACACAACAATTATTTGTAGATCGATTCATTCCTACATCAATGCTGTATCCATGTAATTATGGATATATAAACAAAACACTATCTGAAGATGGTGATCCGTTAGATGTAATTATTCCAATACCATATCCTTTACAACCAACATGTATTATTCAATGTCAACCAATTGGAATACTGAAAATGATCGATGAAGCTGGAGCAGATGATAAAATTATTGCTATGCCTCATAAAAACATCTGCGAAAAGTATAAAAATATTCAACATATAGACCAAATTTCAGAAATAATAAAATTAAAAATTACTCATTTCTTCCAGCATTATAAAGATTTAGAAAAGAATAAGTGGGTTAAAATCATCGGATTTGATAATGCACAAACTGCGAAATTAAAAATATTACAATCTATTCAAAAATATCAAGAAATACAATTATAA
- the pmbA gene encoding metalloprotease PmbA, whose product MYKYDHVINKSKEIILYVLNVLKRKVDGASIYILQTSGLEVQSRNFNLENLFFNRNSTITITAYKDYKKCVVSSNNLSISNIKKILSHVFNMIQYTSRDRHFALPHLHLLSFQKSDISLFYPYELNVKKSMDYAKEIEMHAVEYDKQSIYIENIYINSYMHFHIIGNTDGLLQNYHSTLYSMSSVAIAKCDSVMQQDYSYTIARSFDDLNSTTWLGTTSAKRAKNRLFAKKIKTQKCPVIIFSDIANIFFSYFVSSIRGHNVYQKSTVLLNYMNKKIFPHWFNILENPNLNKGLSSKPFDSEGVKSNTRFIVQDGILCSWLLNNYTARKLGMCSTGHADSIHNWFIFSQLNVTFSDLLKKVYRGLLVTEFMGQGVNIVTGNYSQGIFGFWIEKGVIQYPVTEVTISGNLLDMWKNIVGISNDIDTRHSIQCGSVLLQNMQISGL is encoded by the coding sequence ATGTATAAATATGATCATGTAATCAATAAATCAAAAGAAATTATTTTGTATGTTTTAAATGTATTAAAAAGAAAAGTTGATGGAGCTTCAATATATATTTTACAAACATCGGGTTTAGAAGTGCAATCTAGAAATTTTAATTTAGAAAATTTATTTTTTAATCGTAATAGTACCATTACTATTACTGCATATAAAGATTATAAAAAGTGTGTAGTCTCTTCAAATAATTTAAGTATTAGTAACATAAAAAAAATTCTTTCTCATGTATTTAATATGATTCAATATACATCACGTGATCGTCATTTTGCATTGCCCCATTTACATTTGTTAAGTTTTCAAAAAAGTGATATTTCTTTATTTTATCCGTATGAGTTAAATGTAAAAAAAAGTATGGATTATGCTAAGGAAATTGAAATGCATGCTGTTGAATATGATAAACAATCAATTTATATAGAAAATATTTATATTAATAGCTATATGCATTTTCATATTATTGGTAATACAGATGGTTTATTACAAAATTATCATAGTACTTTATATTCTATGTCTAGTGTTGCAATTGCAAAATGTGATTCTGTTATGCAACAGGATTATTCATACACAATAGCACGTTCTTTCGATGATTTAAATTCTACAACATGGTTAGGAACAACCAGTGCGAAACGAGCGAAAAATCGTTTATTTGCTAAAAAAATTAAAACTCAAAAATGTCCAGTAATTATATTTTCAGATATAGCAAATATTTTTTTTTCTTATTTTGTTTCTTCCATTAGAGGGCATAATGTATATCAAAAATCTACTGTTTTATTAAATTATATGAATAAAAAAATTTTCCCTCATTGGTTTAATATTTTAGAGAATCCGAATTTAAATAAAGGTTTATCATCTAAACCTTTTGATTCTGAAGGAGTAAAATCAAATACTCGTTTTATAGTGCAGGATGGCATATTATGTAGTTGGTTATTAAATAATTACACAGCTCGGAAATTAGGAATGTGTAGTACTGGACATGCTGATAGCATACATAATTGGTTTATTTTTAGTCAATTGAATGTAACTTTTTCTGATCTATTAAAAAAAGTTTATCGTGGTTTATTAGTTACTGAGTTTATGGGTCAAGGAGTAAATATTGTTACGGGTAATTATTCTCAAGGAATTTTTGGATTTTGGATAGAAAAAGGAGTAATACAATATCCGGTAACAGAAGTCACTATTTCGGGAAACTTGCTAGATATGTGGAAAAATATTGTTGGGATCAGTAATGATATTGATACTAGACATAGTATTCAATGTGGTTCAGTTTTATTACAAAACATGCAGATTTCTGGTTTATAA
- a CDS encoding beta-ketoacyl synthase N-terminal-like domain-containing protein, whose translation MKRVVITGLGIISSIGNNKRQVLSSLKKLRSGIIFSEEMRNFGVNSQVWGKIKLDKRNIDRSKLKFMNTASLYAYIAMEQAIQDAGLKKSMYQKSYRAGVIAGTGCNFFSNDIYNKNNDIYLLIKTMPSNISACLSTFYHIYGISDSMSAACATSLSCINHAVELIRFGKQDIVFAGGAEAINCELAYKFDQMKVLSIKYNKSPKTSSRPYDICRDGFVISEGSGIVVLEELEHACARNSKIYAEVIGIGMTSHGKNMVQPSKSGLSQSMSMAIHDAGNVVIDYINTHATSTMIGDITELQAIKSIFSRYSPYFSSTKSITGHALGASGVHEVIYSILMMQNNFVFPNINISNLEPLAKNMNVVLKMKYVKLNYILSNSCGFGGFNSSIILKKYNFVFKE comes from the coding sequence TTGAAACGTGTAGTTATTACTGGTTTAGGAATTATTTCAAGTATTGGAAATAATAAAAGACAAGTGTTATCATCTTTAAAAAAATTGCGATCAGGAATTATTTTTTCAGAAGAAATGCGTAATTTTGGAGTAAATAGTCAAGTATGGGGAAAAATTAAATTAGATAAAAGAAATATTGATCGTAGTAAATTAAAGTTTATGAATACTGCTTCTTTATATGCGTATATAGCAATGGAACAAGCTATTCAAGATGCTGGTTTAAAAAAATCTATGTATCAAAAAAGTTATCGTGCTGGTGTTATTGCTGGAACTGGTTGTAATTTTTTTTCTAATGATATTTATAATAAAAATAATGATATATATTTGTTAATTAAAACAATGCCGTCAAATATTTCAGCTTGTTTATCTACTTTCTATCATATTTATGGTATTTCTGACTCTATGAGTGCTGCTTGTGCGACATCACTGAGTTGTATTAATCATGCTGTTGAATTAATCCGTTTTGGAAAACAAGATATTGTGTTTGCTGGAGGAGCTGAAGCGATAAACTGTGAATTAGCATATAAATTTGATCAGATGAAAGTTTTATCAATAAAATATAATAAATCTCCAAAGACATCTTCTCGTCCTTATGACATATGTAGAGATGGATTTGTAATTTCTGAAGGATCAGGGATAGTTGTTTTAGAAGAATTGGAACATGCCTGTGCAAGAAATTCTAAAATTTATGCAGAAGTTATTGGTATAGGTATGACTTCTCATGGTAAGAATATGGTTCAACCTTCAAAAAGCGGGTTATCTCAATCTATGAGTATGGCAATACATGATGCTGGAAATGTAGTCATTGATTATATTAATACACATGCCACATCTACTATGATAGGAGATATAACAGAATTACAAGCAATAAAAAGTATTTTTAGTCGTTATTCCCCATATTTTTCTTCTACTAAATCAATTACTGGACATGCCTTAGGTGCTTCCGGTGTACATGAAGTTATTTATTCTATTCTAATGATGCAGAACAATTTTGTTTTTCCAAATATTAATATTAGTAATTTAGAACCATTAGCTAAAAATATGAATGTTGTGTTAAAAATGAAGTATGTAAAATTAAATTATATTTTATCTAATAGTTGTGGTTTTGGCGGTTTTAATTCTTCTATTATATTAAAGAAATATAATTTTGTTTTTAAAGAATAA
- the tal gene encoding transaldolase, producing MNQLIGLQKFTKIVADSGDVYQIKKYKPLDATTNPSLILKTMSLPEYKKLIENAVSYGKKKSYLKKEQLIHASDKILVNIGKEILNYIPGKVSTEVDARLSFDKFASIKKAKKIINMYEEDGIHRSKILIKLAATWECIQAAKELLKENINCNLTLLFSFAQAIACAEANVFLISPFVGRIYDWYFEKNLIHVYNVNNDPGVLSVKKIYQYYKKYNYNTIIMGASFRNVDQILALAGCDYLTISPDLLNKLSNTVGFVERKLFPLEKPISKPKSVLHESEFRWLHNQDKMAVEKLSDGIRQFSVDQEKIEEILNPLF from the coding sequence ATGAATCAGTTGATTGGGTTACAAAAATTTACGAAAATTGTTGCAGATAGTGGTGATGTATATCAAATTAAAAAATATAAACCGTTGGATGCAACAACCAATCCTTCTTTAATTTTAAAAACAATGTCTCTACCTGAGTATAAAAAATTAATAGAAAATGCTGTTTCATATGGAAAAAAAAAAAGTTATCTTAAAAAAGAACAATTAATACATGCTAGTGATAAAATTTTGGTAAATATTGGAAAAGAAATTCTAAACTATATACCTGGAAAAGTTTCTACAGAAGTTGATGCGAGACTTTCTTTTGATAAGTTTGCATCTATTAAAAAAGCAAAAAAAATAATTAATATGTATGAAGAAGATGGAATTCATAGATCAAAGATATTAATTAAATTAGCTGCTACTTGGGAGTGTATTCAGGCAGCAAAAGAACTTCTCAAAGAAAATATTAATTGTAATTTAACATTATTGTTCTCGTTTGCTCAAGCTATAGCTTGTGCTGAAGCTAATGTTTTTTTGATTTCTCCTTTTGTTGGAAGAATTTATGATTGGTATTTTGAAAAAAATTTAATTCATGTTTATAATGTTAACAATGATCCTGGTGTATTGTCTGTAAAAAAAATATATCAATATTATAAAAAATATAACTATAATACTATTATTATGGGGGCAAGTTTTCGTAATGTTGATCAAATATTAGCGTTAGCTGGTTGTGATTATTTAACTATTTCTCCAGATTTATTAAATAAATTATCAAATACCGTAGGTTTTGTGGAAAGAAAATTATTTCCTTTAGAAAAACCTATTTCTAAGCCAAAAAGTGTATTACATGAATCGGAATTTCGATGGTTACATAATCAAGATAAGATGGCTGTAGAAAAATTATCAGATGGAATTCGTCAGTTTAGTGTTGATCAAGAAAAAATAGAAGAAATTTTAAACCCATTATTTTAA
- the tkt gene encoding transketolase — translation MRSRQELSNAIRVLSIDSVQAANSGHPGAPMSMADIAEVLWRSFLKHNPNNPYWDNRDRFILSNGHASALLYSVLHLTGYDISIDDLKNFRKLNSKTPGHPEAGCTPGVEMTTGPLGQGLAAGVGMAIAEKILSSYFNRLKYNIVDHYTWVFVGDGCLMEGLSHESCSLAGTWKLGKLIVLYDSNKISIDGKIKNWFNDDTEMRFHSYHWHVINHVDGHDAEEILKAIHTAKMVTDRPSIIIFNTIIGYGSPNKSGTSDVHGSPLGLKETELTKKQLNWKYPPFYIPDEIYDCWDARNIGDEKEKEWNDLFSQYKLDYPDLANEYTRRMSGLLPKDWSKKVSQFVRTYNNFSSIATRQSSQNVLEYFGKLLPELLGGSADLSPSNLTMWSGSLPIHKKDSGNYIHYGVREFGMTAIANGIAQHGGFIPYTATFLVFLDYAKNAVRMSALLKTRHIMLYTHDSIGLGEDGPTHQPIEQLLSLRTIPGMSVWRPSDTIETIVAWRCAIERYQGPTSLILSRQPLQSLNRSKDQLSNIIKGGYVLKDFGEKINIIFISTGSEVQLALCAAEKVYSLGYSVRVVSMPSTDMFDRQSSIYKESVLPSKICKRLAIEAGKSDFWYKYVGISGVVIGIDQFGESASADDLFKKFGFTIDNIVKIVKNFF, via the coding sequence ATGCGTTCTAGACAAGAATTGTCTAATGCAATTCGAGTGTTAAGCATTGACTCGGTTCAGGCGGCAAATTCTGGACATCCTGGAGCACCAATGAGTATGGCAGATATTGCCGAAGTATTATGGAGAAGTTTCTTAAAACATAATCCAAATAATCCTTATTGGGATAATAGAGACCGTTTTATTTTATCTAACGGTCACGCTTCCGCATTATTATATAGCGTACTACATTTAACAGGTTATGATATTTCAATAGATGATTTAAAGAATTTTAGAAAATTAAATTCGAAGACTCCAGGTCATCCTGAGGCAGGATGTACTCCAGGAGTTGAAATGACTACTGGTCCATTAGGTCAAGGATTAGCTGCTGGAGTTGGTATGGCGATAGCAGAAAAAATACTGTCTTCTTATTTTAATCGTCTAAAATACAATATTGTAGATCATTATACCTGGGTATTTGTTGGTGATGGATGTTTAATGGAAGGTTTGTCGCATGAATCTTGTTCTTTAGCTGGCACTTGGAAATTAGGAAAGTTAATTGTTTTGTATGATAGTAATAAAATTTCTATTGATGGTAAAATAAAAAATTGGTTTAATGATGATACTGAAATGCGTTTTCATTCGTATCATTGGCACGTTATTAATCATGTTGATGGACATGATGCAGAAGAAATTTTAAAAGCTATTCATACTGCTAAAATGGTTACTGATAGGCCAAGCATAATCATTTTTAATACAATTATTGGTTACGGTTCTCCGAATAAATCTGGTACATCAGATGTACATGGCAGTCCGTTAGGTTTAAAAGAAACAGAATTAACAAAAAAACAATTAAATTGGAAATATCCTCCATTTTATATTCCCGATGAAATATATGATTGTTGGGATGCACGAAATATTGGTGATGAAAAAGAAAAAGAATGGAATGATTTATTTTCACAATATAAATTAGACTATCCAGATCTTGCAAATGAATATACTCGTCGTATGTCTGGTTTATTGCCTAAAGATTGGTCTAAAAAGGTTTCTCAATTTGTTCGTACATATAATAATTTTTCCTCTATTGCTACACGTCAGTCCTCGCAAAATGTTTTAGAATATTTTGGTAAATTACTTCCAGAACTTTTAGGGGGATCTGCAGATTTATCACCAAGTAATTTAACTATGTGGTCCGGCTCTTTACCCATTCATAAGAAAGATTCAGGTAATTATATTCATTATGGCGTTCGTGAATTTGGTATGACAGCTATTGCTAATGGTATAGCACAACATGGTGGTTTTATTCCTTATACAGCAACATTTTTAGTATTTTTAGATTATGCTAAAAATGCAGTGCGAATGTCTGCATTACTGAAAACTAGACATATTATGTTATATACGCACGATTCAATTGGTTTAGGAGAAGATGGTCCAACACACCAACCAATTGAGCAATTACTGAGTTTGCGAACTATTCCTGGAATGAGTGTTTGGAGACCTAGCGATACTATTGAAACAATTGTTGCATGGAGATGTGCAATAGAACGATATCAAGGACCTACATCTTTAATATTATCAAGACAACCTTTACAGTCATTAAATCGTAGTAAAGATCAATTAAGTAATATTATTAAAGGCGGTTATGTTTTAAAAGATTTTGGAGAAAAAATTAATATTATTTTTATTTCTACAGGTTCAGAAGTACAATTAGCTTTATGTGCTGCAGAGAAAGTGTATTCTTTAGGATATAGCGTTAGAGTGGTTTCTATGCCATCTACTGATATGTTTGATCGACAAAGTAGTATTTATAAAGAATCTGTTCTACCATCTAAAATTTGTAAAAGATTAGCAATTGAAGCTGGTAAATCTGATTTTTGGTATAAGTATGTTGGAATTAGCGGCGTAGTTATTGGAATTGATCAGTTTGGAGAGTCTGCTTCTGCAGATGATTTATTTAAAAAATTCGGTTTTACGATAGATAATATTGTTAAAATTGTAAAAAATTTTTTTTAA
- the dapE gene encoding succinyl-diaminopimelate desuccinylase → MYCPVIYFAKELISIPSISPIDNGCQKIIAKRLFAIGFTILYFQHGETSNLLAYKGKGIILSFAGHTDVVPPGSIEKWSSPPFIPKIIKGYLFGRGSSDMKGSLAAMVIAAERFFLSCNKYIGKVLFLITSDEESCAEHGTKSIVKYLQYQNCKIQYCIIGEPTSKRILGDIVKIGRRGSLHANLLILGKQGHIAYPMFAKNPIHLVIPFLNSLINTSWSDGNKYFQKTSMQIYNIVSSINSENVIPGNLYIKFNFRFGTDTSVNLLKKKVYYLLKLHNLSYSIKWKLSGEPFLNLKNNLVYFIKKSIKKYCNIDPNLSTDGGTSDGRFLKDIAMELLEIGSKNDTIHQIDERVLVSDLQNLSLIYQDVMENVFLKYQNIK, encoded by the coding sequence ATGTACTGTCCTGTTATTTATTTTGCAAAAGAATTAATTTCTATACCATCAATTAGTCCAATAGATAATGGTTGTCAAAAAATAATTGCAAAGAGATTATTTGCAATTGGATTTACTATTTTATATTTTCAACATGGTGAAACAAGTAATTTATTGGCATATAAAGGAAAGGGAATTATTTTATCTTTTGCAGGACATACAGATGTTGTACCTCCAGGAAGTATCGAGAAGTGGAGTTCTCCTCCGTTTATCCCCAAAATTATCAAAGGTTATTTATTTGGTCGTGGTTCCTCGGATATGAAAGGGTCATTAGCAGCTATGGTTATAGCTGCTGAAAGATTTTTCTTATCTTGTAACAAATATATTGGAAAAGTGTTATTTTTAATTACTTCAGATGAAGAATCATGTGCTGAACATGGTACTAAAAGTATTGTGAAATATTTACAATATCAAAATTGTAAAATTCAATATTGTATTATTGGAGAACCTACTAGTAAAAGAATTTTAGGGGATATTGTTAAAATAGGAAGAAGAGGTTCGTTACATGCGAATTTATTAATTTTAGGGAAGCAGGGACATATCGCTTATCCCATGTTTGCTAAAAATCCGATTCATTTAGTTATACCTTTTTTAAATTCTTTAATTAATACATCATGGAGTGATGGAAATAAATATTTTCAAAAAACAAGTATGCAAATTTATAATATAGTATCTAGTATAAATAGTGAAAATGTTATTCCTGGTAATCTATATATTAAATTTAATTTTCGTTTTGGAACAGATACTTCTGTTAATTTATTGAAGAAAAAAGTATATTATTTGTTAAAGTTACATAATTTAAGTTATTCCATTAAATGGAAATTATCTGGAGAACCATTTTTAAATTTAAAAAATAATTTAGTATATTTTATAAAAAAATCAATAAAAAAATATTGTAATATTGATCCAAATCTTTCTACAGATGGTGGTACGTCTGATGGTCGTTTTCTTAAAGATATTGCTATGGAATTATTAGAGATAGGATCAAAAAATGATACTATTCATCAAATTGACGAACGTGTTTTAGTATCAGATTTACAGAATTTATCTTTAATTTATCAGGATGTCATGGAAAACGTATTCCTTAAATATCAAAATATAAAATGA
- the dapA gene encoding 4-hydroxy-tetrahydrodipicolinate synthase translates to MFKGSIVALITPMDVNGKICRTSLKKLVKYHIKNNTKAIVSVGTTGESSTLNQKEHYEVVLLTVEFSNGKIPIIAGTGANSTLEAIALTKKFEKSGICACLSVVPYYNKPTQHGLYKHFQSIAESTHIPQILYNVPSRTGCDMHPNTIIKLSELQNIIGIKEATGDLSRIHKIKKYTKKNFFLISGDDNTALDFIQLGGDGVISVTANIAAKQMSEMCKFALQKQFRSARLINEKLIPIHESLFLESNPIPVKWAAWKLGLINHQNLRLPLTTLSEKSQKRLMQALKKSNII, encoded by the coding sequence ATGTTTAAAGGTAGTATTGTTGCATTAATTACACCAATGGATGTAAATGGAAAAATTTGTCGTACTAGCTTAAAAAAACTAGTAAAGTATCATATAAAAAATAATACCAAAGCTATTGTTTCGGTAGGAACGACAGGAGAATCTTCAACATTAAATCAAAAAGAACATTATGAAGTTGTATTACTGACAGTAGAATTTTCAAATGGGAAAATACCAATTATTGCAGGTACTGGGGCAAACTCAACATTAGAAGCAATTGCATTAACTAAAAAATTTGAAAAATCAGGAATTTGTGCTTGTTTAAGCGTTGTTCCTTACTACAATAAACCTACGCAACATGGTTTATATAAACATTTTCAATCTATTGCAGAAAGCACTCATATTCCACAAATTTTATATAACGTTCCGAGTAGAACAGGATGTGATATGCATCCCAATACTATAATAAAATTATCAGAACTTCAAAATATTATTGGGATAAAGGAAGCGACAGGAGATTTGAGTAGAATACATAAAATTAAAAAATATACCAAAAAAAATTTTTTTTTAATTAGTGGAGATGATAATACCGCTTTAGACTTTATCCAATTAGGAGGAGATGGAGTAATCTCAGTAACAGCAAATATTGCAGCAAAACAAATGTCTGAAATGTGCAAATTTGCATTACAAAAACAATTTCGTTCTGCAAGATTAATTAATGAAAAATTGATACCAATACATGAATCATTATTTTTGGAATCTAATCCAATACCAGTAAAATGGGCAGCTTGGAAATTAGGATTAATTAATCATCAAAATCTAAGATTACCGTTAACTACACTATCAGAAAAATCACAAAAAAGGTTAATGCAGGCATTAAAAAAATCCAATATAATATAA
- the aroC gene encoding chorismate synthase has translation MPGNTIGKIFKVHTFGESHGKKLGCIIDGMPPKVKISIQYIQNELNRRRPGHSKYTTKRKESDKIEILSGIFQGQTTGTSIGLTVKNTDCRSQDYKNIKNVFRPGHADYTYHAKYGIRDYRGGGRSSARETVMRVAAGAFAKQYLKNVYNINIKGYLSQLGEIICKFDSWKQIDQNDFFCPNINILPVLKKKMKDLQKSGNSIGAKITIISENVPAGLGEPVFDRLSADLSHALMSINAVKGVEIGDGFSVIKQLGSEHRDEITKDGFLSNHAGGILGGISTGQPIITNIALKPTSSINIPINTITNTGKPINIQVKGRHDPCVGIRAVPIAEAMTAIVIMDHVLRFQAQCGNITLSMKSKQSI, from the coding sequence ATGCCAGGAAATACAATTGGTAAAATATTTAAAGTACATACTTTTGGAGAATCACATGGGAAAAAATTAGGATGCATTATTGATGGTATGCCACCTAAAGTGAAAATATCAATACAATATATACAAAATGAACTGAATAGACGTCGACCAGGTCATTCTAAATATACAACAAAAAGAAAAGAGTCGGACAAAATAGAAATTTTATCAGGGATATTTCAAGGTCAAACGACCGGAACAAGTATTGGATTAACAGTAAAAAATACAGATTGTAGATCGCAAGATTATAAAAATATTAAAAATGTATTTCGACCAGGACATGCAGATTATACATATCATGCAAAATATGGTATTCGAGATTATCGAGGAGGAGGACGGTCTTCAGCTAGAGAAACAGTCATGAGAGTAGCTGCTGGGGCATTTGCAAAACAATATTTAAAAAATGTATATAACATAAATATTAAAGGTTATTTATCCCAACTAGGAGAAATAATATGCAAATTTGATTCATGGAAACAAATTGATCAAAATGATTTCTTTTGTCCAAATATAAATATATTACCTGTATTAAAAAAAAAAATGAAAGATTTACAAAAAAGTGGAAACTCTATAGGAGCAAAAATTACTATAATTTCTGAAAATGTACCAGCCGGATTAGGAGAACCAGTTTTTGATAGACTCAGTGCTGATTTATCTCATGCATTAATGAGTATTAATGCAGTGAAAGGAGTGGAAATTGGAGATGGATTTTCCGTAATAAAACAATTAGGAAGTGAACATAGAGATGAAATTACAAAAGATGGATTTTTGAGTAATCATGCGGGAGGAATATTAGGAGGAATTAGTACAGGACAACCAATTATTACAAATATTGCATTAAAACCAACTTCCAGTATTAATATACCAATCAATACTATAACAAATACAGGAAAACCCATTAATATTCAAGTAAAAGGCAGACACGATCCTTGTGTAGGAATTCGAGCAGTTCCAATTGCAGAAGCAATGACAGCAATTGTTATCATGGATCATGTATTACGATTCCAAGCACAATGTGGTAACATTACATTATCTATGAAATCAAAACAATCTATATAA
- the smrB gene encoding endonuclease SmrB yields MKYKKHICYEDVDYFYQKYKNIKKIKQDTVFHEKKYHLYKKKKEKRYIYNQELNVQYFNSNDTKKICSERPVEYIRENVVKYKFRKFKNENCNPEIFLDVHGLNQKQTKIELSNLIIFCQVKKIFFAAIIHGHGKNILKKNIPVWLSQHPDIIACYQAPKKFGYDATLFVLIDYDCEYTKLKY; encoded by the coding sequence ATGAAATACAAAAAACATATATGTTATGAAGATGTTGATTATTTTTATCAAAAGTATAAAAATATTAAAAAAATTAAACAAGATACTGTTTTTCATGAAAAAAAATATCATTTATATAAAAAAAAAAAAGAAAAACGTTATATTTATAATCAAGAGTTAAATGTACAATATTTTAATTCCAACGATACGAAAAAAATTTGTTCAGAAAGACCGGTAGAATATATTCGAGAAAATGTTGTAAAATATAAATTTAGAAAATTTAAAAATGAAAATTGTAATCCAGAAATTTTTTTGGACGTTCATGGGTTGAATCAAAAACAAACTAAGATAGAATTAAGTAATTTAATTATATTTTGTCAGGTGAAGAAAATATTTTTTGCCGCTATTATACATGGACATGGAAAAAATATATTAAAAAAAAACATTCCTGTTTGGTTATCTCAACATCCAGATATCATTGCTTGTTATCAAGCTCCAAAAAAATTTGGATATGATGCTACATTGTTTGTTTTAATTGATTATGATTGCGAATATACTAAATTGAAGTATTAA